ATGGGCTGGAATGGGAAAGGTGACAATGAGAACAATGAACGGATTCGGGTTACACATAGTATGATACTATGGGGTATATTTCTATAGGTTAGGATACTAATAATTTGGATGTTTCGAAAGACTGGtggttttcttttaacaaaagGCATTTAATGGAATGATTTGTTACTTCATAGGAAGGCCACTTTTCAATCTGAGAGATTTGATTAGTGGATGCTATTTGTTAGAGTTTGTcctacattggttaattataacctccaaaactagtatgaGTCTGGACAGCCTCTCCCCTCATTATGAATTGGTTTCGAGTTgtatgctttaacatggtaacagagctagggtttcagagaatttgttcccccttATTTGTGCCGTAAATGCAccattgtttgttgtgatctATGTGTTATGAATCGTTTATTTACCTCTCCACATGCGAGGGTcacacgtgcgggggagtgttggagttcGTCTCACTAATTGTCTCCTTCAAAACTAGTATACTAGTCTAAGCGGCCTTTCCACTCATGtctaattggttttgagttgaatgctttaacatggtattacAGCTAGGTTTTCGGAGGTGTTTGGACAAGATTCTCTTGGTTGATTGCCCCATTGTTTGTGCCTTAAGTGCGCCTTGTTTCATTGTTCATTATGATCCCTTATGGATCCATTGTTTATCTCTCCGCGTGTGGGTCAGGGCTCGCACATgtgggggagtgttagaatttGTCCTACATTGGTTAACAGTTAACTATAACCTCCGAAATAGTATATGAGTCTGGGTagcctctctactcattgccaattggtttcgAGTTGGATGCTTTAGCACTATTAATCAAGGAACAttgttttgatgttttgttcCTGTCGCTGTCAAGCTAATTGAGGTCAAATGTTTGTACATGTAGGTTGCTTtacttgtgaaaaaaaaaaaaagtatgttgCTTGGATCCTATTTATGATACATCAGTGTGAGGGAGACCTTTGGTTCACTGAAGTACTTCCAGGTGGAGGGATAAGAATAAGGCCCATACCAATTCACAACTTCTTTTGCTGAAAATTATCAGTAACCTCTTGGTTGATTTCCACTTGTCTATTTACTAGAGACAGAGAGCTTTTAAAAAACAATGGTTACCGGGCCTGGTCACTGTGCGTGATCTAACTCCATATGGAAAGGGTAGAAACAGCATAAGCAGAACGTGCGTGTGTATACCTGTATCAGAATCTCCTATGTTTTTTGTCTTAAGCAATGTTACCGGGACTCTTCTTCTAAATGTATGAGTACCTGTGTTAGAACTTGGGTAAGGATATGGAATATGTCCGACTCATGTAAAAGGCGACACATGTAAAAGGacattttcacccaaaaaatattgaatggttcaagtgTACCGTGTAATTAGGCATATACCTCCAATTATAGGCATGAAGTGCTATGTGACACTTTATAACACAATTGTCTCCTATGTTATACCAAACTTATGCTAGGAAATATAAATATATTGCCGTCTACGTGTCCTAGGGTAGAACTTagatgaaaaaaacaaaaattcacacGCGTGCGAGTCCATGTAACACAGGTCTTAATTTGTTCCCGCCACATGATCCTAGAGATGCTAATCGTATTGTTTGGGAGATTTGGGACACTTGAGTTGGTATTGAACTTCATATTTACATACATAAATTCATAAATGATATGAGGTGCGCAGCCTGCAAAAGATGCAAACTATGCCCACTGTTGCTAGATGCTGACATGGTTGCTAAGAAAAGTACATTTGCTTGTTGTAAGTTTGACCCCATCGGAAAACACTAATACCCTAAAGCATTTTCTATTTATTTCTATATGAGTATTTAAAGTGTGCCATTTTGGCAAGACAAAATGTGAAgaattttgtcaaaatactCTTATAAATGGGTTTGATATGAGTAATATTAACAGGGGTTTCTTCTGTATCGCTATATGTTTAGATACTTACTGTTGGTTTTGTTTGGAGTTCATGTACCCGTAGATATAGAAcgatttaaaaatgtaaaatactgGAAAAGTTTATCAAAAGCCGAAGCCAGCAGAAATCTTGAACTCACTGGGTTAACTCCCCGGAAATCTTATTTACTTTTATCCTCTTGCCAACAACCATGAACTCCGAGTAAATCTGTCAAAAGTCTTTTTCTCTGCCAATGGTGTGACGCCCAtttgaatattaaaaaaagGGTAATAGAAAATAATAGTAGTTTTAAAGTTCAATGAACCCAGTCTAAGTGGAATATCAAAATACGTTTAAGAATATACCTTTGAATTAATACTTGGTAGCGTCATCATTAGGGGCTTTAAACATTATCGTCTCTTGGACATTGGAAAGACTGTTGATTTTTATCAGTAATGACAAAAGCATTCGATGAAGAACTTGTATCGTCTGGTGAACTATCCAAAGCGAactatttgatttttctttcttttctttttgttgtcgTAGGGCATGCGTTTATGGCTTTGAGCACTTGCATTTCATGATGTTGCCCAGATTCTTTATGTAGAATAATGTTTCAGCTTATGACTAAGAACTGAGTATTTTGATGGGTATTGCTTTTTGATAGGTCCCAATACAAAGTATACAACCATATTATTATGCGTTTAAGTTGTGTATACTTTTTCCCTTGTTGTTTATAGAAAGGGCATAAAAACTTGGTGTATTTGTCTATTTCCGTTTCAAAGGTCGACAGCTTAAGCATTTTATATGCCTTCTTATTATACGGGATTTGATTTAGGGCATGTTGTCAATTTGCTGTCATTACTCATGGTAAGGAAACTGTAAACAgttaatcattatcctattttgaaatttgtttgataGTATATGTTTTTACCCATGGGCTCTAGGACTTGTTCCACTGGTTGTTGGTTAGGATCCTTTCCGTTGGTTCAGTTGAATACTTTAGTTTTATAGGGTGTAATTAGTCTCTTTCAAGACAGTGATGACTACTATGTTGAGTTTAAACTATTAGTTCCTTAGCACCATAGGTTAGTCATTTATAATTcacaaaacatttcaaaatgcCATTTTCGTGAAAAGTTACATAAGAAATCAAGGGAAAAACAGGTAGGACCAGTTGAGGCTTGCATATTTGGcaattaaaaatgaattacgcCTTAAACTAATAACATAGAAGAGAAAGGAAGGCACTCTACTGTTTGGTTGGGTCAAGGTATCTCTAAGTTCGAATCGCGACAATCAAACTGGATTATCTTAGGGAAATACGCCATGGGTCAGGTAGTTCTTAAGCAAGATTTTACTTGGATCCCTAGTAGGTTGTCAAATCGCAAATCGAATCAAGAATCGGATTGACCTTTCTCTGAATCGTGCATcgaatcgaatcgtgaatcgtaatGTTTCCGTCCAAATTTAAGAAGTACATTGAAAAATTAATCTATGCACCTACATAATAAAGATACAATGCGAAATTGAAAAATCTAAGCTTAAATCGATATTTACGTTTGCTTTTTATCTATGCACCTACATAATAAAGATACAATGCGAAATTGAAAAATCTAAGCTTAAATCAATACTGACGTTTGCTTTCTATTGTTAGTTGTTGATCACGTGGTCGTGGTTCATAATAGGAAAGACACTTGCACGTAATAGAAATTACAAACTTAGCGTAAACACAATAAAAACTTCGTAGGCTAATAGGTATGAAACTAGCTTATATGGAGCTTTGATCCCTGCCCCGACCTATAGATTCGTATTGTTTTTGCGTGAGTCTTGTACCAAATCAGGAATCAAATCGTGAAGCGAAGCATATGCactgaggttttttttttattgtactTGTGTATGTAACAAGGAATGTTCCTAGTGGTTCTGGGGTACTAGGCAATTGGTACTACACTAGGCAGCTGTTGGTAATAGGCCGCAGTAACTGAAAGTCCACTTGGGTTTAAGAATAAGTAGATATttatcaaccaaacaaagccttgtacAATCTTAATTCTGTTTAGGGTCTGTTGTTAAGATATTAGAAAGTTGAATACTGGATGGgtgaatattatttttctggTCACTCATAAGAATATGAATAATAGCTTGATTATGAAACTATCGCGCAACTTCGTCAGAATATTTAACTGTGATTACGTTTTATATATTTGCAACTTGTGATTACGTTTTATATATTTGCGTCAACTGTGATTACGTTGCCCCCATACACGAATATGTAATAAAAGATTCTCCTGTATATTTTCGTCACCGTTGAGTTATAATCCTAGAGGCTAGAGCCCTTGAAGAAATGTAAACAAGCATTGAACCTTTCAATTCTTCTCCCGCTTGACAACATCTTCCTACCTCTATATATACTTGACAATCTAACCACCGCAAAACCAAATTAAACACAACATAGAGTTGTCCACagcaacaaaaaaatgcaaagagtTTGTTGGTCAGTGAAAGTTTCTTTCTTCtagtttttccttctttcctttctGATTCCGCCTCTGAAATGGGTAGAAAGAGGAAGGCTGGTGAAGGAGGAGTAGAGGAGAAAGGCTCCAATGAAAGAAACTTAGCTCGGGATGAGATGGTGAATGAAGCTGCAGAGGTGGCGGCCATTGGGGGAGCCCGGCGAGCTCGGAAGAGATTCGTGGGGGTCCGCCAGAGGCCGTCAGGGAGGTGGGTAGCGGAGATAAAGGACACGATACAGAAAATTAGAGTTTGGTTAGGCACTTTTGACACGGCGGAAGAAGCGGCAAGGGCTTATGACGAGGCTGCGTGCTTGCTCCGTGGCGCGAATACTCGCACCAATTTCTGGCCCTCGTCGTCCTCCCCTTCTTCAACCCCTGCTCTTCCATCCAAAATCACAAATATTCTTCTCCAGAGGCTTAAAGCTAGACATAACTCTTTAGCTTCTGATTCTTCTTCTATGCCCATTAACCAAAAACAGAACAAGGTAGAGGACTATACGGATGAATTAAATGGTTTTTCCGATACCCAAATCTCAGATTTCCTTACTGATCCCGAAGAAAATTTGTCCCCCTATCCTAATGAAGTGTCTAGCGAGTCTTTTGAAAAATACGAATCTCGAGATAGAATAGTGCAATTCGGGGTAAATTGGGGTGTGGGGACACAGAATCCTGTGCCCGGTATTACCACAAGTATCAGGTCATTTTCAACTGAGCGAGAGAACTTTGAGGTGAGAGAAGATGTTGATTCATGTTATAAATGTAGTGAGGTAACTGAGGATTCCAGTAGTGATGGAAATATTGGAGgggaaatggaagaagaagggagtgATTTAGGGGCCTTCGATTTCCACTTTGTGGATGAAGTTGGATCACCTAATTACTATTCTGCTTTTGCGATTGCTGAAGAGAATATAGAGCCTATGGATCAGCAGGAATTGATCACTGGAGACGAGCCGGAGATGGTTAGAGAAGCGATGAAGAGGATGAGGGAGAGGAAACTCTCatcttttttttatgctttgaaTGGGATTAATGAGTGTCTACTGTTGAAGCTCGGCCGGAATGGGGTAAACAAGAAAGGCGAGGAGAAGATAGAGGAAACCAATTCTGGGGAAAGTTTGAAGGAAGAAAAACAGGAGGAAAATGAAGGAGGGTTAACTGATGTGGAGTCTAATGCAGAGTGTGAATTGTCACTCTGGAGCTCCCTAGACCTCCCTCCAATTTGTTTTGTTAACTGAAATGTTCGAGAGTTATTATTATCTTTAATTTAGTAATTCCTTTTTGCACGGCCAAAGAGAAGTGATTTTatctttcatcattttcaatGTTCATGACTTTATAGAAATTCCCTTTTGGGGCTTATTTTCAGTTATCATAAATAATTGCAACTTATCTGAAGATCCTTTCTAAGTGACCTTCTTATGACTAGGCACATCACTATTCCAGTGGTAATGTCGGTGATGGCTACCAAAATTTGTGGCAAGTACAGGTTCTGATTGCCTAGAAAATGCAAAGAGGGTGTTAATTCTCTATGTTAATAAGGTTAGATTTCACCAACTTTGTTTCCAGTTGCCAAGGGAATTGCTCCAGTTAAGAGCAGCACAGTCAATAGAGTTGTGGTCCAACGCTAGGTTACATAATCTTCTGGTAGGGCTTCCTGCTCTCACTCAGGGACGGAACCAAGATCTTGTAAACACGGGGGCCAACCAATGAacacgattttgaaatttgaaggttcgggaatctaatagtttgtttggtttaaattttgagggaggtttttttgggtagtaagtagagagagatagaaaaagaaatgagatcaataattgaaggaaaaacttatgaGAGACTGtgcatagagagagaaattgggttttgagacaaaaaacgaacacatttttatgtctaaataatattcaatacaaaatacaatacctagatgttctcacaaaacaaaacaaaaataatatttaaaaaagaaaaaaaaaacccgaaaccGAGCGGGGGCCttggcccccatatgcccacACCTCCCTCCGTCCCTGCTCTCACTCTcgcgaattttagtagtttgcgCAATATTTCGAAAGACTTTCATCATCTTACCCAAGCGCATTACGTGACTAGGTCCAACATAGAGCAAGTTTATTGTAAGAACTACATAATAAGATGTCACATGGTTAAAAAGTGCTAGTTATGGTTAATATTACGGCGTTGAATCTGATGTACAGATGAGGTCAATGAGATTTCATGAAAACGAGAGGGTGTTACTTCTCTATGTTGTAAGGTTAGATTTCACCAATTTCGTTTCCAGTTGCCAATGGACTCGCTTAAGAGCAACACGATTAATATAGTTGTGGTTCCACACTACGTCACATAATACTCCGGCAAGACTTTCTACTTCCGCCCTCACAAATCTTAGTAGTTTGCGTAACTTTTCGAAAGATCCTTAACCATCTTACCTAAGCTCATTATGCTACTGGGTCCAACATAGAGCAAGTTTATTGTAAGTTCAAAGTGCCGGTTACTGAAATATCCCGGTGTTGAATTCGATGTACAAATGAGGTCAATGATATTTCCTGAAAATGAGACGGTGTTATTTCTCTAGATTACAAGGTCAGATTTCACCAATTTTGTTTCCAGTTGCCCATGGACTTGCCTAGGAGAAGCACAGTTATTCTTGCTGTGGTCCAACACTAGGtcacataacatttcggtaagaTGCAGATCTAGTGGTGGTACTACGGCGGGAACATGTTGCGTGATCCAGTAGCGACAGCAGAGCCCGTGGTCTTTCTTCCTATAGATGAACTTGGGTATGACATCGGAGCTGAacggctttttcttttttgttttttgtttgttcttggtgtttggtgtttttggttttgttttgttgtacttgttcatGTTTTAATATATGTGGAACAATCTTGTtcgtcgaaaaaaaaaaaaaattcggcaAAGACTTTTTGCCCTTGCCTAACGAATTCTAGCAGTTTGCgtgatttttaaaaaagaccTTTCACCATCTTACGCAAGCACATTGCATGACTAGGTCCAACATAGAGCAAGTTTATTGTAGAACTACATAATAAGATTTCTTTATTAAAAGTTCCAATAACGAAAAATTATGGCGTTGAATCCGATGTACAAATGTGGTCAATGAAATTTCATGAAAACGAGAGGTATACTTGTTTtgagattataaaaaaaaaagtaatatagGTTCgcatatttttttcgtctttaatctattttttttaacattttaacaaaaaaaaatactccctccgtcccttttttgtg
This DNA window, taken from Rhododendron vialii isolate Sample 1 chromosome 8a, ASM3025357v1, encodes the following:
- the LOC131335116 gene encoding ethylene-responsive transcription factor ERN2-like, whose protein sequence is MGRKRKAGEGGVEEKGSNERNLARDEMVNEAAEVAAIGGARRARKRFVGVRQRPSGRWVAEIKDTIQKIRVWLGTFDTAEEAARAYDEAACLLRGANTRTNFWPSSSSPSSTPALPSKITNILLQRLKARHNSLASDSSSMPINQKQNKVEDYTDELNGFSDTQISDFLTDPEENLSPYPNEVSSESFEKYESRDRIVQFGVNWGVGTQNPVPGITTSIRSFSTERENFEVREDVDSCYKCSEVTEDSSSDGNIGGEMEEEGSDLGAFDFHFVDEVGSPNYYSAFAIAEENIEPMDQQELITGDEPEMVREAMKRMRERKLSSFFYALNGINECLLLKLGRNGVNKKGEEKIEETNSGESLKEEKQEENEGGLTDVESNAECELSLWSSLDLPPICFVN